CCACTGTTCCATTGACTCGACATGGTTTTGACTCCCAACGTAAATTTAAAAAGTATGTGTTTTCAGTTTGTGTGACTGGTCGTTAGTAAACTTCAACCTGATCCAGGATGGCCGACACATAGGCGTCGATCGGTTTGGTATCGGGATTAAAGGGAGCCGCTGCTTCCGCTCCTTCACTGACAGCAATCAGGCTGCCAGGTGAAGCACCCAACTCATCGTAGATCACAAACGGTTCCGTTTTCTTTTTCTTGTTTGTGTTCAGTTCGTCGCTCTTTAAGGGAATCCCGATAATCCACCGCGCGCCGTCCAGACTCGGATGCTTGCGTGACAGTGTCACTTTGCCGATGACTTCTGCGATTTTCATAATCTGGTTCCCTGTGTAGTTCCCTGAATTCGAATTCTTTGCCCACTCAGACTTCCGGATGCGGAGTGCCGGCGGAGACAAAGGCCTTCATCAGGTTTCTCAATTCAATGAATGATTTCTGCTCCGGGTTGATGCAAACGAGGTTTGGACTCATTTGCGACACAACCGTTCGCAGGTGATTCACATCCTGGATGGCGGCGGCACAGATTTTCTGATTCCGATTCGCCAGGCAGGCTGCTTTCTCTGCTGCCGAGACAAACAGGACCACGCCTGCGGCATCGGCACGACATAAACTGCTGACCGCCCCCTGGATCGCTTCGTCCAGAGAACCTGCCAGTTCCTGTGACCAGCTTGCGCCGGTCTGCTGTTCGATATTTGTCAGAGCCTGTTCCACCACGCCAGCCCGACTGAGGACTATCGCCCGCCAGGCGCCCCCCTGCTTCGCTTTTGTGGAAGCAGCGGCTGTCGCACGCTGAATCTCGACTTTGTGTTCCCGCAGATAATCTTTAGCCGAAGGGGTCAGAATGGCCCCGGCGGTGACGCCGATGACGGTCTGTCCTTTGGCTTTCTCTGCGAGCAGGTCGGCCGTGATCACTTTCTCTGACAGGATGACTGAGGAACTGTTCCTGACCTGGGTCATACCGCTGCCTGTTGCCTGTGTGACCTGCCCCTGACGGGAGAGGGTCGACAAGACATCGGCGACGACCTGATTGACCAGTTCTTCAGAAATCTGCATTAGTTTATTTCTTTTTCCTCGTAATCACCTGATCTTCATCGAGCACCCCCATGGTGGCCCAGCGGATGGGGGTATTGTCGGCCCCCACCATTTCCCGGACGGCAGCCCCGTCTGATGTCAACAGCACCAGATCGTGTTTGCCGCATCCGAGTTGATCGATGACCAGTTCAGGAAATCCATCTGCGTTGCCATCAATATCCAGTGTCTGGACGAGCAGCAGTCGCCAGCCTGCCAGACTGGGATGCTTTGCCGTGGCGGTTGCCCGTCCGATGACTCTGCCTGTCAACATATGATTTCAGTCCTGAAGTGGTGATCCGCGAAACGTAACTTAGATAATTCGTAAATGTCCGACGGTGGTGGAACGACGGAAGCGGGTGAAGGTCAGCGGGTTGGTGACCCCTTCCCCGGTGGGTGTCGCGATACTGAAGGAACCGTAGCCTTCACCACCGTTGCCCAGGGCAGCTCCACAGGGACCATTCTGCACAAACAGAGTGGTGTCCATGACGCGACCCATTTTGGTAATGGTTTCAATATTGCGTGAGTGAATCATGCTGGTGTGCCGGAATCCGTGTTCGAATTCTTTGGCCAGCTCGATTCCATGATCGGCGTTGCGACAGCGAACGAAAGGCACGAAGGGCATCATCTGCTCTTCAGGCACGAAGGGGTTGTTCGTATCGGTTTCACCGTAAAGTAACTGAGTTCCGGCCGGCACATTGACGCCGATCATCCCGGCGAGCACGGCGGCGTCTTTGCCGATCATGTCGCGGTTGAGCATAGCATGTCCGCCCGGTTCTTTGGGAGGAGCGAAGGCCAGCGATGTGAGTTGTGCGACCTGCTGAGCGTTCAGCTGGAATCCGCCATGACGTCCCATAGCTGACATCAGCTGGTCGAAGATACTGTCGACGGCGAAGACTTCTTTTTCGCCGATACAGAGCAGGTTGTTATCGTAGGCCGCCCCGATAATGATCGATTTGGCGGCGTTGTCGAGATCTGCGGTTTCATCGACGACCACGGGAGGATTCCCCGGTCCGGCGACGATGGCCCGTTTCTTGGCGGCCAGAGCAGCACGGGCAACGCCCGGTCCCCCGGTCACAACGAGCAACGGAATGCCGCGGTGATTGAAGATTTCGTCGGCGGTTTCCAGGGTCGGGTTACCGACGATGGTCACCAGGTTCTGCAGACCGGTCGCCTGGTAGATGGCCTGGTTGAAGCGACGCACCCCTTCACAGGCGATTTTCGCTCCGCTGGGGTGCGGGTTGACGACCAGCGTGTTGCCGGCGGCGACCATGTTGATGAAGTTACAGGCCAGAGTCGGCAGGGAGTGTGTTACAGGAGTAATGGCACCGATGACGCCGAAGGGGGCGTATTCGGTAAGGCTGATCCCGTTGTCCCCGGAGACGGCTTCGGTCTTGAGGAATTCCATGCCGGGAATGCTTTTGATCAGATGCAGTTTTTCGATTTTGTGATCGAGGCGACCGATTTTGGTCTCTTCGAGTTCCATGCGGCCCAGTTCTTCCGCCTGGGTATCGCAGATCTGCCGCACGATTTCGAGTGCCTTGGCCCGGTCTTCCAGAGTGGCCTTGAGCAACTGCTGCTGACCTGCGGTGGCAGCGGCAACCGCCTGGTCAACACTGTTGAACACGCCCCAGTCGCCATCGCTGCCGGCGGGTGCGGAACCATAGCCACCCCGGTTATTGAGCTGCGATAACACTTCCTGAACGACACTGCGAATGGCTTCTTCTGTCGCCTGCATAATCTATCTCTCCCCGAGTCGCCGGCTGTGAAAGCGGGTGTTTCCTGTGGCGGACTCAGTCTGTTTTATTTCAGTTTTGGTTTTCCAGGTTATAGTTTTCCATCTGGTTGCGAATCCATGCTTCCAGTTTTGATTTGGTCGGTACCGAAGCAATCATGACCAGCAGCAATATGCCGACAGCCACAAGCGAAAGTACCTGGCTTTCTGTCATATAGGCCACCAGATTGAGCATCGCCGCTCCTTCCAGTAAGGCCAGTCCCACAATCAGACGAGTCATGAAAATCTGATCGTAGGTTGCCAGAACCTCGTCTTCGTCCTGAATATTCTCTGTCTTAATTCTCTCCATGGCCTGGTTGAACATGTTGCGTCCTACCAGATCCGGCACAAAGGTGCGTAATGCCAGCATGACCGCTGTAGCACCCAGTCCCACATATGTCAGGAGCGGCAGATCGTCGCCGGGTGCTTCGTCCTTTCCCAGGATTCCGACCACGACCACTCCGAAGGTTACCACACCCATGATCAGGGCAAACCAGATGATGAACATCGTCCGGTGTCTCTGCTCTGGCGTTGCCTGTGGTAACTGTCTGGCCATGATTTGATTCCCGTTCAGAACGAACTTCAGTCCTTCGAGTTAAAAATCTCCCGGTTGCCAATGTGTACCTGATCGACGATGCCGATGATGGCTGCATCGATGGGCAGTTTTTTGGTTTCCGGTGTGAAGCGGGCTGATGACCCCTGCACACACAGCACGACCTCACCCTGCCCTGCCCCCACGGTATCGACGACGATAAACGACCGTCCGGTGGGAGTCAGATCACTCTGGTCTTTTTCATTGACGCGCAACGGTTCGACAATCAACAGTTTCTGACCGACCATCGCTTCGACTTTCTGAGACGAAACGACGCTTCCGGTGATACGTCCTACAAACATCGAACCAACTCCTGTTTAATCCCGTGAAAGGATACTTCTATTCTCGGGGCGTTACGCACGCCCTTCGATGGTTTCTACTGTCTGCCGTGCTACGACAATCTCCTCATTGGTAGGCACGACCCAGATCTGCACGTTACTGTCATCCGCCTGGATCTGTGATTCCTCGGACGCATTCTGATTGCGTTCCGCATCCAGTCGAATTCCCGCCCATTCCAGATTGCTGCAGACCTTTTCTCGCAGGCTGACACTGTTCTCACCGATTCCACCCGTGAAAACAATCGCATCCACGCCGCCCAGAACCGTCATGTAACCTCCCAGGTAATGCCGGATGGCTGAGTGGAACACGCCCAGGGCCAGTTGAGCCCGCTCGTGTCCGTTGGCGGCCGCTTCTTCCAGATCGCGACAGTCGCCACTCAATCCGCTCATCCCCAAAAGACCACCCTTACTCGACAGGTCTTCCAGAAGTTCCTCCAGAGATTTTCCGGTGGCCTTCTGCAGAACCGGCAGAGCAAACGGATCAAAATCACCCACACGGTTGTTGTGGGGCAATCCTGTCTGAGGGCTCATACCCAGACTGTTGGCTTTAGAGACACCTCCGTGCATGGCACAGAGAGAACTGCTGCCTCCCAGGTGGCAGGAAATCACCTTCAGATCGTCTTTACCGGTGAGCTCGGCCATACGTGAGCCGATATACCGGTGACTGGCACCATGGAACCCCCAGCGTTTGACTTCGTACTCTTCGTCCCATTGGAACGGGATGGCGTAGGTACGATTTTCCGGCGGGATGGTTTCATGGAAGGCGGTTTCGAGTGCGGCAACCAGCGGGATATCAGGGAATGCCTGACGCAGTTGTCGCATGGCCCGGGCATACGGAGGATTGTGAGCCGGCGCGATGTCGGACAGGGCCTCCATTTTGGTCAGCAGGGTTTCTTCTACCAGGCGTACGCCACTCATGTTTCCGGCAAAGACCGCTTTGAAACCAATACCGGCAACTTCGTCGGCTGACTCGAGACAACCCCATTCGGGGTTGGTCAACTGAGACAGACATAGGTTGACGGCGGCTGCATGGTCGGGCACGTTCTGTTCGTGCTCTTCCCGATGCTCACCAATTTCAACGACGCAGTGCGACTGTTCGCCGCCGATCCGATCGATGCCCCCGCGTGCGAGCTGCACTTCTGCGGGCATATCAAACAGGCGATACTTGAAACTGGTGGAACCTAAATTGGCAACTAGTACTTTCATTGCAGGAATCCATTCTGTGACTTGAGGACTGGTGTTTCGACTTCCCTTTTCCCGCAGTTCAATGGTGAACCCCGGGAAGAACCAACAGTACGTTTCTTAGATAAAGTTTGCCATCAGGCTTTCGGAGGGGCGTGCGATCACGTGAGCGCCAACCAGTTCTCCGATCTGAGAAGCGGCAGCAGCACCAGCGTCAACAGCAGCACGAACCGATCCGATATCACCCTGGATCACGGTGGTAATGTAGGCACCACCAATCTGAATCTGGTCAACCAGAGTCACGTTGGCAGCTTTCAGCATGGCGTCGGAAGCTTCGATTTGAGCGACCAGACCTTTTGTTTCAATCAGACCAATTGCTTCGGAACTCATTATGTTATTCTCTTTCAATGTAATGGGTTGAGCTGAATCCTGTGTTGCTTCATACCAGTTGAACGTCAACTGGTTATGTTCATCCTCAAAGCGTTCAGATTCAGGGACTTCAGCTGTCAAAGTTCAGAACCCGTTAATTACTTTTTGGCAGCGGCAGTTTTACCGGGCAGTACATTAGCCAGTTCTTCGTGCGGACGAGGAATAACCTGTACGCTGACAACTTCGCCTACTTTGCTGGCAGCAGCAGCACCGGCATCGATGGCAGCTTTCACAGCAGCGACGTCGCCGACAACAAATGCGGTTACCAGACCGCTACCGACTTTTTCCCAGCCAATCATCTGTACGTTGGCTGCTTTGAGCATTGCATCGGCGGCTTCAATCAGGCTGATCAGCCCTTTTGTTTCCACCATTCCCAGGGCTTCCATTGCTTTCGCCATGAGTCAGTTCTCCTTGTTAGAGACAGTAAAAAAACAGTTCGTGATTTCTACGGACCCGGCACCCGGATCCGCAACAGGAATTAAGCGATGCATCCGCATGACGCACCGGTGGCTGATCTGTTGAGGATCAGCTGTGTTTGCATTTACAGGATTCCGGGACGAAGAGTTTGACCGAAGTCGCATGATCGAGGTCGACGGCGTTGCCTTCGTCGGTATCGATGTGGACTTCCAGTTTGACGTCCGGGTTTTCGCGTACGACCACATCTTCGAGGACCGTCGTGCAGCCGGGGGAATCGACCCGCAGGTGCAGGCTGTCGCCGTTGGCACAACCGTAGTAAGCACAGTCAGCGGGTGACATGTGAACGTGACGGGCAGCCCGGATCACGCCGAAATCGAGTTCGACGACTCCCTGGGGTCCCATCAGCACACAACCAGGTGTGCCTTTGATGTCGCCACTGATGCGGACGGGCAGATCCAGTCCGAGCGAGATGGAATCGGTGTAGGCCAGTTCGACCTGAGTATCGCCACGGCAAGGTCCCAGAACGCGAACGTTGGGGATCATCCGGCGGCGGGGGCCGACAATCGCCACGGTCTGAGTGGCGGCGAAGTAGCCATCCTGGTAGAGGTCTTTCTGGACTTCGAGTTCAGAGCCTTTGCCGAACAGGACTTCCAGGTGTTCCTGAGAGAGATGCACGTGTCGTGCTGAGATATTCACAACCAGGGGGTTCGGGGCCGTCTGCAGTCCCGGAGCTGATGTGCCCGGGAGTTGTTGAGATAAAGCCTGACGAACCAGTTGTTCAACCTGCGAGCGAGAGATGGAATTTTTCAGTTGTGTCATAATATCTGATCTCAATTTATTGTATGGTCTCGATGATCGATTCAGAGATTGTCAGGTTTCGACAATCGTGAGTTTGATGCCGGCATCGCGGAGTACCTGCTGCCACTCTTCCGTGATCCCGTCGTCCACGACGATGTGATCGACGTCCGCCAGCGGGCAGAGGTAGGCCAGAGCCGAATGCCCGAATTTGGTACTGTCAGTCACCACGATCACTTCTTCTGCAGCGGCAAACATCTGCTGCTCCGTTTCCACCAGTAACATGTTGCTGTTGTACAGCCCGTCTTCCGTGATTCCGCCGACGCTGATAATGAGGCGACGCACATGGACGCTTTTCAGCGATTCCACAGCAGTCTTCCCCAAGGCAACGCCGGTTTTGGGAAACAGGAAGCCTCCGATCAACATCAGATCGACCTTGGGCTGGTTGACCAGCAGATTGGCGATCGGCAGTGAATTGGTGACGACCTGTAGTTCTTTGCCCGCCAGTTGACGAGCGACTTCGAGAGTGGTTGTGCCTCCATCCATCAGCACAGCCTCTCCGGGAGCAATCAGATCAGCCACAGCTTGAGCAACCAGCCTTTTTTGCCTGGACGACATAAAAGACCGATCTTCAAAAGTAGCTAAGGACTCTCCCACGTAAGCAGCGCCACCACGAGTGCGACGAATCTGACCGATTCCGTCAAGATACTCCAAATCCCTCCGAATCGTAGATTCCGAGGCACCGACAGAATCCATCAAATCCACAAGGGAGACAAACCCCTTGTTTTCGACAATCTTTAGGATGCTTTCCCGTCTTTCGTCAAGTAACATTGACATGCAAACTCCTCCTGAGACGATCTATTTCCCTAAAGAATATGCCTCTCGTAGCGCTTTCTTTCAATCAATATCTTCAAAATACACTCAATATATTTCACTTTCAATCAAAAACTGTCAGTTGTTTTGATATTTCCCAGAGACTTCATCTTTCCTAAAGCAAATATTCATCTGAGAGCGGAATTCGCTAAAGTCCCGCCTGCTTACCTGGTTTGACGGAAGTCTATATCCCAAACTTACATCAGAACCGGGACTTGAGTCGCTTTTGGGAGACATTTCAGGGCCTGAATTCTCTGTTTCTTCACCCTGGATACCGGTCACTGCCAGTGGGACGGGTTCTGTCAGTTCTAGCGGTTCCCCGGTTTCAACGATTTTGATCTGCACATTTGCTGTCTGTTTCAGTGATTGGTGATCACTCAGCCCCCTGCTCACGTCGATCACCTCCCATGGAAGGCTGCGCGAGGATCGCGCGGAAACGATCGTCAGGGAGGACCGGAGTGAAAGTCAAATCTTCGATAGCCGTTTCACTGCTCACGTGCACGCTCTGCGGTTGCGCTGCAGGTCCCGCCTCCTACCTGGCCCGGAAGTCTGAAACTCCCGCAGCTGAAAAACAGGAGGCGTCGTACACACTTTCCCTGGACGAAGAGACCGCGCCCACCCCAGAGACGCAGCAGGCTGCTGAGACAAAACTGGTGGCTCATGAAGAACCGGTGGAGCTGCCCCTCTCTGAGATCGCTGCGCCCCTGCCCCCCGAACCCGATCACACGACAGCGTTCCCCGCGAATTCCTGCTCTCTCGTGGAACTCGAAGCACTGGCCCAGGCACACAACCCGACCCTGATTCAAGCCCAGGCTCAGGTGGATGCTGCCCGGGGTGCCGCCTACCAGGCCGGCCTCAAACCAAATCCGGTGATGGGTTATAAAGCGGACCAGATCGGCATCGAAGGAACCCCCGGCGAGTTGCAGGGTGGGTTTGTCTCACAGGAGATCGTGACCGGTGGCAAGCTGAAGCTGAGTCGCGCCAAGTGGACGCAGCAGATGTGTATCGCTGAAACGAACCTGCAGGCACAATGCACGCGGGTACTCAACGATGTGCAGATCCATTACTACCGGACCCTCGCAGCGCAGCAGTTACTGGCGGTACAGAAGCAGTTGCTGGCGAATGCGGAAGATAACCTGCAGACCCATAAGGAGATGCTCAACCTGGGGCAGACCAATCAGGCGGGACTACTCCAGGCCGAGGTGGATCTGCAAAAGGCGCGTCTCAACCTGCAGACTGCAGAGAACGATCTGGAGCAGGAATGGCGTAAGCTGGTAGCGATGGTGGGTGTCCCCGAACTCGCATGCACGACCCTGGTTGGTTCGCTGGAACCGCAGAGCGAACTGCTGGACTGGAATATGGTGCTCAATCAACTGCTGGAAAGCAGCCCGGAGATTGTGGCTGCCTGGGAACGGGTGCAGCATGATGAGATCACCGTAGAACGGGAAAAGGTCCAGCCGATTCCGAATGTCCTGTTGAATGTGGACTTTGGTCACAACTATGAAACGGACAACTCGGTGGCGGGCGTGTCGGTCGGGCTGCCCATTCCGATCTTTGACCGGAACCAGGGGACGGTGGATCAGGCGCTGGCCGACCTGAATCAGTCGCGGGCCAATGTGAAAAGGTTAGAACTCTCGCTGATGAGCCGACTTTCGCACACTTATCGCGATTACCGGACCTCCCGTCAGCATGTGGAAGCTTACCGGGACCGCATGCTGCCTAAGGCGAAACAGGCTTACGAAATTACGCACGACAGTTATTACAAACGCCGGGCTCCGTGGCTGGACGTGCTGATGGCGCAAAAGATGTATTTGAACCTGCAGCAGGATTACATCCAGAGTCAGCTGCAGAACCAGGAAACCGAAGTGGCGATTCGCGGAATGCTGTTGACGGGCGGACTGAATATTCCGCCGGCCCCCATGGGTGGTGGACACATCGACGCGGTGCCCAAGCCCCGCTAAAGCGAACGGAATCATCAGTTAAAGTGAATCAAAACCAGGCGAGCCGGCCTGATGAAAGAGGAATGATGACAACTCCCCACGATCGCAGAAATTTTCTGGCACAGGGTGCGGCAGCAACCGCAGGTCTGTTCGCGACCCGTTCGGTACTGGGCCAGCAGAACGACTCATTCGCGACGACCGAACAGCAGAATACGGATCAGAACGACGATGGGTACCCCCGCCTGCATCCGGGGCTGGGTGGTCCGATCGGCAGCGCGACCGACCGGGGTAAACTGGTTCCGGGACTGGGGAAGACCGGCGAGCCTCCCGTGGGAATTACCGCACCGGACCTGAAGACCACCAGCGGTAAAGTCATCGACGGGGTTCGCGAGTTTCATCTGCACGCGATGCCCGTCCGTCGCGAAGTCCTGCCGGGAATCTGGATGGATGCATACGGTTACAACGGGGAGTTCCCCGGACCAGCTCTGGAAATGTACCAGGGAGAGCGGGTACGGATTGTGTTCAAAAACGATCTCCCTGAAGCCACGACGCTGCACTCACACGGGCTGGAACTGCCGATCTACATGGACGGGATTCCTGCCGTCACACAACCCCTGGTCAAACCGGGGCAGACGTTCGTGTATGAATACGACGTGCACCAGGAAGGGAGTTATTTTCTGCATCCGCACGTTGCGATGCAGGAGGCGATCGGAATGGTGGTCCCCTTCATCATTCATCCCAAGGTGGCGTACGAACCGGTTGTGGATCGGGATTTCGTATTGATGACACAGCAGTTCTCAATGATGCCGAACGCCAGCATTCCCAACACGACTTCGATGGACTGGAACTTCCTGACCATCAATGGCCGCTGCGGCCCTTATACGACGCCGCTGGTCTGCAAACTGGGCGAGCGGGTACGAATCCGTTTTCTGAATTTCAGTACGCTGCATCAGCACCCGATGCACCTGCATGGGCACACGTTCTGGGTGACGGGAACAGAGGGGGGCCGCATTCCGGAGTCGGCGTGGATTCCGGGTAACACCGTGATTGTCGGCGTGGCCCAGGCGCGGGATGTGGAATTCATCGCCAACAACCCGGGTGACTGGGTGCTGCACTGCCACATGTTCCATCACATGATGAACCATATGGTGACCCAGGTCGGACCGATTGTGCGCGAGAAGTGGAACGACGCGGAGGAAATTGTTCCCGGCTTTCCACAGATGATGTCGAGTGCGAAACTGACGAAGGAAGACATTCACAAACTGACCAGTCGCCGTGAAACGCAGGGGATGCGAGAGGGCTGGTATCATGGCGTGCATGGTCTGTTTACCGTCATGCGGGTGCTGCCCCCGGATCTATACGACAAGGTCATGCACACCAATGAGCCCATTCCGCCTTTCTCGAGCACGCCCAAGGGGCCGCCGCCGGGGAGTCAGTCGCTTTAATCTGCGATGACAGTACGACGCTCGACGACTTTGATTTTACCGGCAGCATAGAGGCGCAGCACTTCGGGATAAAGGTCGCATTCGGCTTCAAAGACCCGGGCGGCGACATCGTCGGGCGAGTCAGTCCCTTTCACGGGGACTGCGGACTGGGCGATGATGGGACCGTGGTCGTATTCGTTGTCGGCAAAGTGCACCGTACAACCGCTGACCTTTACGCCGCGTGAAACGACCGCTTCATGCACTTTGTGGCCGTAATAGCCGTGCCCGCAGAAAGAGGGAATCAGCGCGGGATGGATATTCATTACGCGGTACAGATAATCCTCGGGGATGTGAATCAGCGAGAGAAAACCGGCAAGCGTCACCAGGTCGACTTCGCAGGCGCGACACCGTTCAAAGATCGCATGGCTAAAGGCTTCGATGTTCTCAAAATCCCGACGGGCAATGACTTCGCAGTTGAGGCCGGCGGCTTCCGCTTTGGCAATCCCGCCACAACCGGGACGACTGGCAATTACCAGGGGAACCTCAATATCGAGCTGGCCGGCGGCTTTCTGTTCCAGGAAGTTGGTCAGGGTGGTGCCGCCACCAGAAATCAGGACGGCCAGTTTCAGGGGACGGTTCAGGACAGGTGAAGTCATCAATTCCGTTTTCGTGCTGTTGAAATGTTGTGGGTGTATGGTTTCAGGACCGTGGTGAATCAGGGGGCGACGAGTCTGATTTTGAATCGCGTGCGGATCCGGTTTCGTTTGCAGGTGGTTTGATCTGAGGCGTTGTTTCGGAAGACGTGGTTTCGGAGGAGAGTTGATCGAAGCTGACTTCCCCCTGGCTGGTTTGCAGTCGTTTCTCGCGGAATTCTTTGTCCCGCTGATTATTCCGCCACATCATAATCCCGACGCCTGCGATCAGCAGGATGAACGTGGTTCCCAGAATCACGACGAAGAGTTGCCCGCCGGTTTCATCGGTTTGAGGGGGCGTCCATTCGAGTCGTTGTGCGAGAATCAGCGGTGCGATGCGCGAGGTATCCTGGGCTGAGTAGAGGTACATTTTGAAAACATAACCGGTGACGGTGACATGATCGATCACATCGGTCCCTTCCGGGAGTCCGTTTTTCAGAGCCGGGGGGACTTCGGTGCAGATGACCACGACGGGATTCTGCTGCGAATCGTCGGTAAACATCCAGGCTTCGTAGAGTGTCTTAATGCCGAACTTGTTGTCCGCGGAGGCGGGATAATGGACGAGCTTACGAACCCGACCGGTGAGCGTGACCAGCCTCCCTTTCCAGCGGTTCATGTTTTTGAAGATATCGGGAAAAAGTGGGAGCTTGAGTTCGGGGTGTTCACGAAACGTTTTCAGTTCGGAGCGGCGGTTCTGCAGATTGAATTCCGCGGCTTGCTTCTGATCCTGCAGGCTGGTTTCCCGGAGGTGATTGAGGACGTAGTAGTAGAGCGTCTGTTCGTCATCCAGTACGCCGCCCAGGGCTTTGTCTTCCACTTCGTTGAACAGTGAGGGCTGCAATTGCTCCGGAAACGGTTTGAAGGGATCTCCGCCAGTTTTTTCATC
The DNA window shown above is from Gimesia sp. and carries:
- a CDS encoding phosphate propanoyltransferase produces the protein MTQLKNSISRSQVEQLVRQALSQQLPGTSAPGLQTAPNPLVVNISARHVHLSQEHLEVLFGKGSELEVQKDLYQDGYFAATQTVAIVGPRRRMIPNVRVLGPCRGDTQVELAYTDSISLGLDLPVRISGDIKGTPGCVLMGPQGVVELDFGVIRAARHVHMSPADCAYYGCANGDSLHLRVDSPGCTTVLEDVVVRENPDVKLEVHIDTDEGNAVDLDHATSVKLFVPESCKCKHS
- a CDS encoding TolC family protein, translating into MKVKSSIAVSLLTCTLCGCAAGPASYLARKSETPAAEKQEASYTLSLDEETAPTPETQQAAETKLVAHEEPVELPLSEIAAPLPPEPDHTTAFPANSCSLVELEALAQAHNPTLIQAQAQVDAARGAAYQAGLKPNPVMGYKADQIGIEGTPGELQGGFVSQEIVTGGKLKLSRAKWTQQMCIAETNLQAQCTRVLNDVQIHYYRTLAAQQLLAVQKQLLANAEDNLQTHKEMLNLGQTNQAGLLQAEVDLQKARLNLQTAENDLEQEWRKLVAMVGVPELACTTLVGSLEPQSELLDWNMVLNQLLESSPEIVAAWERVQHDEITVEREKVQPIPNVLLNVDFGHNYETDNSVAGVSVGLPIPIFDRNQGTVDQALADLNQSRANVKRLELSLMSRLSHTYRDYRTSRQHVEAYRDRMLPKAKQAYEITHDSYYKRRAPWLDVLMAQKMYLNLQQDYIQSQLQNQETEVAIRGMLLTGGLNIPPAPMGGGHIDAVPKPR
- a CDS encoding EutN/CcmL family microcompartment protein, which produces MKIAEVIGKVTLSRKHPSLDGARWIIGIPLKSDELNTNKKKKTEPFVIYDELGASPGSLIAVSEGAEAAAPFNPDTKPIDAYVSAILDQVEVY
- a CDS encoding EutN/CcmL family microcompartment protein codes for the protein MLTGRVIGRATATAKHPSLAGWRLLLVQTLDIDGNADGFPELVIDQLGCGKHDLVLLTSDGAAVREMVGADNTPIRWATMGVLDEDQVITRKKK
- a CDS encoding DeoR/GlpR family DNA-binding transcription regulator gives rise to the protein MSMLLDERRESILKIVENKGFVSLVDLMDSVGASESTIRRDLEYLDGIGQIRRTRGGAAYVGESLATFEDRSFMSSRQKRLVAQAVADLIAPGEAVLMDGGTTTLEVARQLAGKELQVVTNSLPIANLLVNQPKVDLMLIGGFLFPKTGVALGKTAVESLKSVHVRRLIISVGGITEDGLYNSNMLLVETEQQMFAAAEEVIVVTDSTKFGHSALAYLCPLADVDHIVVDDGITEEWQQVLRDAGIKLTIVET
- a CDS encoding BMC domain-containing protein: MSSEAIGLIETKGLVAQIEASDAMLKAANVTLVDQIQIGGAYITTVIQGDIGSVRAAVDAGAAAASQIGELVGAHVIARPSESLMANFI
- a CDS encoding multicopper oxidase domain-containing protein, with product MMTTPHDRRNFLAQGAAATAGLFATRSVLGQQNDSFATTEQQNTDQNDDGYPRLHPGLGGPIGSATDRGKLVPGLGKTGEPPVGITAPDLKTTSGKVIDGVREFHLHAMPVRREVLPGIWMDAYGYNGEFPGPALEMYQGERVRIVFKNDLPEATTLHSHGLELPIYMDGIPAVTQPLVKPGQTFVYEYDVHQEGSYFLHPHVAMQEAIGMVVPFIIHPKVAYEPVVDRDFVLMTQQFSMMPNASIPNTTSMDWNFLTINGRCGPYTTPLVCKLGERVRIRFLNFSTLHQHPMHLHGHTFWVTGTEGGRIPESAWIPGNTVIVGVAQARDVEFIANNPGDWVLHCHMFHHMMNHMVTQVGPIVREKWNDAEEIVPGFPQMMSSAKLTKEDIHKLTSRRETQGMREGWYHGVHGLFTVMRVLPPDLYDKVMHTNEPIPPFSSTPKGPPPGSQSL
- a CDS encoding acetate/propionate family kinase, with the protein product MKVLVANLGSTSFKYRLFDMPAEVQLARGGIDRIGGEQSHCVVEIGEHREEHEQNVPDHAAAVNLCLSQLTNPEWGCLESADEVAGIGFKAVFAGNMSGVRLVEETLLTKMEALSDIAPAHNPPYARAMRQLRQAFPDIPLVAALETAFHETIPPENRTYAIPFQWDEEYEVKRWGFHGASHRYIGSRMAELTGKDDLKVISCHLGGSSSLCAMHGGVSKANSLGMSPQTGLPHNNRVGDFDPFALPVLQKATGKSLEELLEDLSSKGGLLGMSGLSGDCRDLEEAAANGHERAQLALGVFHSAIRHYLGGYMTVLGGVDAIVFTGGIGENSVSLREKVCSNLEWAGIRLDAERNQNASEESQIQADDSNVQIWVVPTNEEIVVARQTVETIEGRA
- a CDS encoding aldehyde dehydrogenase EutE produces the protein MQATEEAIRSVVQEVLSQLNNRGGYGSAPAGSDGDWGVFNSVDQAVAAATAGQQQLLKATLEDRAKALEIVRQICDTQAEELGRMELEETKIGRLDHKIEKLHLIKSIPGMEFLKTEAVSGDNGISLTEYAPFGVIGAITPVTHSLPTLACNFINMVAAGNTLVVNPHPSGAKIACEGVRRFNQAIYQATGLQNLVTIVGNPTLETADEIFNHRGIPLLVVTGGPGVARAALAAKKRAIVAGPGNPPVVVDETADLDNAAKSIIIGAAYDNNLLCIGEKEVFAVDSIFDQLMSAMGRHGGFQLNAQQVAQLTSLAFAPPKEPGGHAMLNRDMIGKDAAVLAGMIGVNVPAGTQLLYGETDTNNPFVPEEQMMPFVPFVRCRNADHGIELAKEFEHGFRHTSMIHSRNIETITKMGRVMDTTLFVQNGPCGAALGNGGEGYGSFSIATPTGEGVTNPLTFTRFRRSTTVGHLRII
- a CDS encoding EutN/CcmL family microcompartment protein, whose product is MFVGRITGSVVSSQKVEAMVGQKLLIVEPLRVNEKDQSDLTPTGRSFIVVDTVGAGQGEVVLCVQGSSARFTPETKKLPIDAAIIGIVDQVHIGNREIFNSKD
- a CDS encoding BMC domain-containing protein — protein: MAKAMEALGMVETKGLISLIEAADAMLKAANVQMIGWEKVGSGLVTAFVVGDVAAVKAAIDAGAAAASKVGEVVSVQVIPRPHEELANVLPGKTAAAKK